The following proteins are co-located in the Lacticaseibacillus paracasei subsp. paracasei genome:
- the yhbY gene encoding ribosome assembly RNA-binding protein YhbY, whose product MLTGKQKRYLRSLAMTTKPLINVGKNGLGDTFVAGVKDALEARELVKISLLPAADDTPQEVADTLQAAIQGVEIAQIIGHTVVVYKQAEKKDHRKISLEVNAR is encoded by the coding sequence ATGTTAACAGGGAAACAGAAACGATATTTACGCAGTTTGGCGATGACCACGAAGCCGTTAATCAATGTTGGTAAGAACGGTTTAGGTGACACGTTTGTGGCTGGGGTGAAAGATGCCCTCGAAGCGCGGGAACTAGTTAAAATCAGTTTACTGCCGGCTGCCGATGATACACCGCAAGAGGTAGCCGATACCTTACAGGCGGCCATTCAAGGTGTGGAGATCGCCCAAATCATTGGTCACACGGTTGTTGTCTATAAGCAGGCTGAGAAGAAAGATCATCGAAAAATTAGCCTGGAAGTTAACGCACGCTAA
- the yqeH gene encoding ribosome biogenesis GTPase YqeH: protein MDTTNTETERRCIGCGAILQTTDPKKPGYLPKATLSKADPDDEIYCQRCFRLRHYNEIAPVTLTDDDFLRLLNAIGESNALIVNVIDIFDFNGSVIPGLHRFVGDNPVILVGNKADVLPKSLNPNRLKNWLQQQAKAQGLRPVVTMLASAKKGFGVDELLDAIEKYRDHRDVYVVGVTNTGKSTLINRIIKELTGVEDLITTSRFPGTTLDRIMIPLDDGQSLIDTPGIIHRHQMAHFVGPKDLKLVSPTSVIKPATYQLNEGQTIFLGGLARFDYLRGGRNSFVIYTDNQLTLHRTKLENADDFYQKHVGGLLSPPQADEVPDFPPLVRFEFTPKEKADLVFAGLGWITVPAGVTVAGYAPKGVDVLLRRAFI from the coding sequence ATGGATACCACGAACACTGAAACAGAGCGCCGTTGCATAGGCTGCGGCGCTATTTTGCAGACAACTGATCCCAAAAAGCCGGGATACTTGCCAAAAGCCACTTTAAGCAAGGCCGATCCTGATGACGAGATTTATTGCCAGCGCTGTTTTCGGTTGCGGCACTACAACGAAATTGCGCCGGTGACGTTGACGGACGATGATTTTTTACGCTTGTTGAATGCCATCGGTGAAAGTAATGCGTTGATTGTCAACGTCATCGATATTTTTGATTTCAATGGCAGTGTCATCCCTGGACTGCATCGTTTTGTGGGTGACAACCCAGTCATTCTTGTCGGGAACAAAGCCGATGTGTTGCCGAAGTCGCTTAACCCGAATCGATTGAAGAATTGGTTACAGCAGCAGGCAAAGGCACAAGGGTTGCGTCCGGTAGTCACGATGCTGGCCAGCGCTAAAAAAGGTTTTGGCGTTGATGAGCTGTTGGATGCCATTGAAAAATATCGTGATCATCGAGACGTTTATGTGGTAGGCGTGACGAATACTGGTAAATCTACTTTGATCAATCGAATTATAAAAGAATTGACTGGCGTTGAGGATTTGATTACCACGTCGCGTTTTCCGGGAACGACGTTGGATCGCATTATGATCCCGCTGGATGATGGCCAATCATTGATTGATACACCAGGGATCATTCATCGGCATCAGATGGCACACTTTGTCGGCCCTAAAGACTTAAAATTAGTCTCACCGACTTCCGTCATCAAGCCAGCAACCTATCAATTGAATGAAGGCCAAACTATTTTTCTTGGCGGTTTAGCGCGATTTGATTACCTTCGCGGAGGTCGCAACAGTTTCGTTATTTACACTGATAATCAGTTGACACTGCATCGCACCAAGTTAGAAAATGCGGATGATTTCTATCAGAAGCATGTGGGCGGTTTACTGTCACCACCACAGGCGGATGAAGTGCCAGACTTTCCGCCATTGGTTCGGTTTGAATTCACCCCAAAGGAAAAAGCCGACTTAGTTTTCGCCGGGTTAGGCTGGATCACTGTGCCTGCTGGTGTTACGGTTGCCGGCTATGCGCCAAAAGGTGTGGATGTTTTGTTACGGCGTGCGTTCATTTAG
- a CDS encoding YqeG family HAD IIIA-type phosphatase: MAVFEPTWLVTNIFSLTPASLKQQGIKAVLTDLDNTLMAWDHPEGTETLTRWLTDLRNSGIKVVVVSNNNANRIHKAMAKLGVAYVARALKPLPVGITKARKQLGLKRSEVVMVGDQLLTDIWAGNLAGVRTVLTQPLVQSDAWNTRINRYFEGYVFKALAKKRHLDYQEDIHGYHEH, from the coding sequence GTGGCAGTTTTTGAGCCGACTTGGCTGGTAACGAATATTTTCAGTTTGACACCTGCCAGCTTGAAACAACAAGGGATTAAGGCGGTCTTGACGGATCTAGATAATACGTTGATGGCGTGGGATCATCCCGAAGGCACTGAAACACTGACTCGCTGGCTGACGGACTTGCGCAATAGCGGGATTAAAGTGGTGGTCGTCTCGAATAACAATGCAAATCGAATCCACAAGGCAATGGCCAAGCTGGGTGTGGCATATGTTGCTCGTGCTTTGAAGCCGCTTCCTGTGGGTATCACGAAAGCGCGCAAACAATTAGGGCTTAAGCGATCTGAAGTGGTGATGGTTGGCGACCAATTGCTGACCGATATTTGGGCAGGCAATCTTGCTGGTGTGCGAACCGTTTTAACCCAGCCACTTGTTCAAAGTGATGCGTGGAACACCAGAATTAATCGTTACTTTGAAGGTTACGTTTTTAAAGCACTCGCTAAGAAACGGCATTTGGATTATCAGGAGGATATTCATGGATACCACGAACACTGA
- a CDS encoding VOC family protein: protein MTRLHHVSLLTGDAPATIQFYTKVLGLRLVKNTVNQENVHVRHLFFGDYQGTPGSVVTFFAIDRLGHRYDGQNQLGGIDLAIPTGSLAFWEQRLRMAGCVVTATLTSLTLVDPADTPVRLLVTDQTLPTQLVVPNDVPGENQITGLINVDLPVADHEAEKTFFQTMLGVTPENNQFKLEAGNTLTLKPSLTDSIKRFGRGSMDHFALTVDHEEALPRLGTIAAQHGYEVEEFADRGWFKSLYVRDPADNRIEFATKEPGFALDEPLAHLGEGLGLPPKFEAQRQAIETYFKTKGVDFHD, encoded by the coding sequence ATGACCCGTTTGCATCATGTGTCGCTGTTGACCGGTGATGCACCAGCGACAATTCAGTTTTATACAAAGGTTTTAGGTTTACGTCTGGTCAAAAATACCGTCAATCAGGAGAACGTTCATGTTCGACATCTGTTTTTCGGTGATTACCAAGGAACTCCTGGCAGTGTGGTTACCTTTTTTGCGATTGATCGATTGGGGCATCGCTACGATGGGCAAAATCAATTGGGTGGGATTGATCTTGCCATTCCAACTGGGTCATTGGCATTTTGGGAACAGCGTCTGCGGATGGCAGGTTGTGTGGTGACAGCCACGCTGACCAGTTTAACTTTGGTTGATCCGGCTGATACGCCGGTCAGACTGTTGGTGACCGATCAAACGTTACCAACGCAACTTGTCGTGCCAAACGATGTTCCGGGCGAAAACCAGATTACCGGATTAATTAATGTCGATCTCCCAGTGGCCGATCATGAAGCTGAAAAGACCTTCTTTCAAACCATGCTGGGTGTGACCCCCGAAAATAATCAATTCAAGCTTGAGGCCGGTAACACCTTGACCCTTAAGCCTAGCCTCACTGATAGCATCAAACGATTTGGCCGCGGAAGCATGGATCATTTTGCGTTAACCGTTGACCATGAAGAAGCACTGCCGCGACTGGGGACAATTGCCGCACAACATGGCTATGAAGTTGAGGAGTTTGCTGATCGCGGCTGGTTTAAGAGCCTATATGTTCGCGATCCTGCCGATAATCGGATTGAATTTGCCACTAAGGAACCCGGCTTTGCGTTAGATGAGCCGCTTGCCCACCTCGGCGAAGGTCTCGGACTGCCGCCGAAGTTCGAGGCACAACGTCAAGCCATTGAAACGTATTTTAAAACCAAAGGAGTGGATTTCCATGATTGA
- a CDS encoding ring-cleaving dioxygenase, whose protein sequence is MIEHTLLGMNHVTAMASDPQAIFDFMSKTLGLHLIKKTVNQDALDTYHFYFTDDQGTAGTDMTFFTFPNQPKGKKGTNMISRASFRVPSDAALDYWLKRFAEKGVANEGISNQFGTKIINFHDQDDQQYQLVSDENDHGVAGGTPWKHNDVPEEFAITGLGPVTVTIFNLGHMQYVLTEIMGYKQIAEDGNWSLYEVGEGGHGAQVILEHREDLPIAEEGFGNIHHAAFSTENRETLGTWIDRIKQYRLPQSGYVDRFYFKSEYFRAAPQILFELATTGPGFLQDETYDEAGIHLELPPFLESKREEIEKQLTPVKTDWRGR, encoded by the coding sequence ATGATTGAACACACATTATTAGGTATGAACCACGTCACAGCCATGGCCAGCGATCCTCAAGCGATTTTTGACTTCATGAGCAAAACGCTGGGATTGCATCTTATTAAGAAGACAGTTAACCAAGATGCGTTGGATACGTACCATTTTTATTTCACTGATGATCAAGGTACTGCCGGAACTGACATGACATTCTTCACCTTCCCTAACCAGCCTAAAGGTAAAAAAGGCACGAACATGATCTCCCGCGCAAGTTTTCGTGTGCCTAGTGATGCAGCGTTAGATTATTGGCTCAAGCGATTTGCTGAAAAAGGGGTTGCTAATGAAGGTATTAGCAATCAATTCGGTACCAAGATTATTAACTTCCATGATCAAGATGATCAACAGTATCAGCTTGTATCCGATGAAAACGATCATGGGGTTGCCGGTGGGACGCCATGGAAACACAATGACGTACCTGAGGAATTCGCGATTACTGGCCTTGGACCAGTGACCGTTACCATTTTCAACTTAGGTCATATGCAATATGTACTGACCGAGATTATGGGTTATAAGCAAATTGCTGAAGATGGCAACTGGTCACTTTACGAGGTTGGCGAAGGCGGTCATGGCGCCCAAGTGATTCTTGAGCATCGAGAAGATCTGCCGATTGCCGAGGAGGGCTTTGGCAACATTCACCACGCGGCTTTCTCGACTGAGAATCGAGAAACCTTAGGTACGTGGATTGATCGCATCAAGCAGTATCGTTTGCCGCAATCAGGTTACGTTGACCGCTTCTACTTCAAATCCGAGTATTTCCGCGCGGCACCGCAAATTTTGTTTGAACTTGCAACCACCGGCCCAGGCTTCTTACAGGATGAAACTTATGATGAAGCCGGCATTCACTTAGAGTTGCCACCATTCTTGGAAAGCAAACGCGAAGAAATTGAAAAGCAATTAACCCCAGTCAAAACCGACTGGCGCGGACGTTAA
- a CDS encoding alpha/beta hydrolase, translated as MAEDKVNYAFVKGDPTVSPLLLLHGQGGDENDLLPIGKYLSPNSPMLSIRGRVQEQGMNRYFKHTENGGFDLNDLEQETTWLFSVLNDLCRKFDIDYERFIVIGYSNGANVAARALLTRSDTFHTGIFFHPMALSTVDSKQDLSDVKVWMSHGDQDPIVPAQNFKVLDTYLEEQGADVTIFRHGQSHNLNEEELTNAKSWLAKSGRLADWRRR; from the coding sequence ATGGCAGAAGATAAAGTAAACTACGCATTTGTTAAAGGTGATCCAACTGTCTCACCATTACTATTACTGCATGGCCAAGGCGGCGATGAAAATGACTTACTGCCAATTGGCAAGTACCTCTCGCCAAATAGTCCCATGTTGTCGATTCGCGGTCGCGTGCAAGAACAAGGCATGAACCGCTACTTCAAGCACACGGAAAATGGCGGCTTTGATTTAAACGATCTTGAACAGGAGACCACTTGGCTATTTTCAGTGTTAAATGACCTTTGCCGGAAATTTGACATCGACTATGAGCGATTTATCGTGATCGGCTATTCTAACGGCGCTAACGTTGCTGCACGGGCGCTATTGACGCGAAGTGATACATTCCACACAGGCATTTTCTTTCACCCGATGGCACTTTCGACAGTCGATTCAAAACAAGATCTTAGCGATGTCAAAGTCTGGATGTCACATGGCGATCAAGATCCGATTGTGCCAGCACAAAACTTCAAAGTGCTCGATACGTACCTTGAAGAGCAAGGTGCCGATGTCACGATTTTCCGTCATGGGCAAAGTCACAATTTGAATGAAGAAGAATTGACAAACGCCAAAAGCTGGCTGGCAAAGAGTGGTCGGTTAGCTGATTGGCGACGGAGGTGA
- a CDS encoding NADP-dependent oxidoreductase, translating into MQRFGFEQYGDPSVFETIEAPIPEPKTGQVQLQVLGFGLNPYDASLRRGEQAAFRKVKFPVVPGTDVLGRITKLGEGVTDFAIGDLVLNYRPIGGYSEYVTASTSKIYKKPTALSFLDAAALPQVGLAAFNILHYMLSLKPGQTLAVIGASGGVGAILVQLAKFEKLNVIAVAGAQHHDYLQQLGADQIYSYTDDLPDSRADAVVNAVFGAADHGASLKLVKAGGQYVTTAYADVDVSSKPGTTHLQLNPSKDYSVHDGFAYLVDVAQKWGLQVRVAQSFAFTVDGVIAAHEMLETHHAPGKLIVMQDRHVTHPVRKDINQL; encoded by the coding sequence ATGCAACGTTTTGGTTTTGAACAGTATGGTGATCCGAGCGTTTTTGAAACCATTGAGGCGCCGATTCCCGAACCAAAAACTGGTCAAGTACAATTGCAGGTTCTTGGCTTTGGCTTGAATCCCTACGATGCTTCACTGCGTCGTGGTGAACAAGCGGCTTTTCGAAAAGTTAAGTTCCCAGTTGTCCCCGGCACAGATGTTCTTGGGCGAATTACCAAACTCGGCGAAGGGGTGACTGACTTTGCTATTGGTGATCTTGTCTTGAATTATCGACCAATTGGCGGTTACAGCGAGTATGTCACCGCCTCAACTTCAAAAATTTACAAAAAACCGACTGCCTTAAGCTTTTTGGACGCTGCTGCACTACCGCAAGTTGGCTTAGCTGCTTTTAACATTTTGCACTATATGCTGTCACTTAAGCCTGGCCAAACTTTGGCAGTCATTGGCGCAAGCGGCGGTGTTGGTGCTATCTTGGTGCAGCTCGCCAAGTTTGAAAAATTAAATGTCATTGCCGTTGCAGGTGCCCAACACCACGACTATTTGCAACAACTCGGGGCCGATCAGATTTACAGCTATACAGATGATTTACCTGACAGCCGTGCTGATGCTGTGGTCAACGCCGTTTTTGGCGCTGCAGACCACGGTGCCTCGCTAAAGCTTGTCAAAGCTGGCGGTCAATATGTGACGACCGCTTATGCTGACGTTGATGTTAGCAGCAAGCCCGGCACAACCCACCTGCAATTGAACCCATCGAAGGACTATTCTGTTCATGATGGCTTTGCCTATTTAGTTGATGTCGCCCAAAAATGGGGTCTGCAAGTTCGTGTAGCGCAATCATTTGCTTTTACCGTGGATGGCGTCATTGCTGCGCATGAAATGTTGGAAACACACCACGCCCCGGGCAAGTTGATTGTGATGCAAGATCGTCATGTCACCCATCCGGTTCGTAAAGACATCAATCAACTTTAA
- a CDS encoding TIGR00730 family Rossman fold protein translates to MKIAVYCGANSGADPAFLQAASKVGAWIAARGDTLIYGGGKLGLMGAVAQSALDHGGDVIGIMPQVLADRGLAMPALTHLEVVADMGTRKAKMIEMADADLALPGGPGTLEEITEAISFSRIGLNASPTILFDQNGYYQPLKQMYQTAVDQGFFDQDAFDNVIFSDDLTAISTFIANYQPLGVRQYH, encoded by the coding sequence ATGAAAATTGCAGTTTATTGTGGCGCCAATAGTGGCGCGGATCCAGCATTTCTACAGGCAGCAAGCAAAGTTGGCGCATGGATTGCGGCACGTGGCGATACGCTGATTTATGGCGGCGGTAAACTCGGACTAATGGGCGCAGTTGCGCAAAGTGCCCTTGACCATGGCGGTGACGTCATCGGCATCATGCCGCAAGTGCTCGCTGATCGCGGCTTAGCCATGCCAGCCTTGACGCATTTAGAAGTCGTTGCTGACATGGGAACGCGAAAAGCCAAAATGATCGAGATGGCAGATGCCGACCTTGCCCTTCCCGGCGGTCCTGGCACTTTGGAAGAAATCACCGAAGCAATTTCCTTCTCCCGAATTGGCCTTAACGCAAGCCCAACGATCCTGTTTGATCAAAATGGGTATTACCAACCTTTGAAACAGATGTATCAAACCGCAGTTGACCAAGGTTTCTTTGATCAGGATGCGTTCGATAACGTGATATTCTCGGATGATCTAACCGCCATCAGTACGTTCATTGCCAACTATCAACCGTTGGGGGTTCGGCAATATCATTAA
- the rplT gene encoding 50S ribosomal protein L20, which produces MPRVKGGTVTRKRRKKVLKLAKGYRGAKHLLFKAANAQVMVSYRYAFRDRRAKKRDFRRLWIARINAAARMNDISYSKLMHGLKVANVDMNRKMLADLAVSDPDGFKAVADTAKKALA; this is translated from the coding sequence ATGCCACGTGTTAAAGGTGGAACAGTTACTCGTAAGCGTCGTAAGAAGGTACTGAAGCTCGCTAAGGGCTATCGTGGTGCCAAGCATTTGCTGTTTAAGGCAGCTAATGCCCAAGTCATGGTGTCATACCGTTATGCTTTCCGCGATCGTCGCGCTAAGAAGCGTGATTTCCGTCGTCTTTGGATTGCACGGATCAACGCCGCGGCACGCATGAACGATATTTCCTACAGCAAGCTAATGCATGGCTTGAAGGTTGCAAATGTCGACATGAACCGTAAAATGCTCGCTGACCTTGCTGTTAGCGATCCAGATGGCTTCAAGGCTGTGGCTGACACAGCTAAAAAAGCTTTGGCTTAA
- the rpmI gene encoding 50S ribosomal protein L35 codes for MPKFKTHRASAKRFKKTASGALKRGHAYTSHRFHGKTKKQRRQLRKSALVSHSDMKRIRQMLSQMK; via the coding sequence ATGCCAAAATTCAAGACCCACCGTGCTTCCGCAAAGCGTTTTAAGAAAACCGCATCAGGTGCACTGAAGCGCGGTCATGCTTATACGTCTCACCGTTTCCACGGCAAGACCAAGAAACAACGCCGTCAATTGCGTAAGTCAGCATTGGTATCCCACTCAGATATGAAGCGGATCCGCCAGATGCTCAGCCAGATGAAATAA
- the infC gene encoding translation initiation factor IF-3 — translation MARDLIVNDSIRAREVRLISQTGEQLGVKSTRDALAIAEDANLDVVLVSPNAKPPVARIMDYGKFRFELQKKERDARKKQKTVTIKEIRLSPTIGEADFNTRLKNATKFLEKGDKVKVSVRFRGRAITHKDLGRKVLEQMADAVKEIAAVETHPKMDGRSMFLMLAPRAEK, via the coding sequence ATAGCAAGAGATCTGATAGTCAATGACAGTATTCGCGCACGTGAAGTTCGATTGATCTCCCAGACCGGTGAACAGCTCGGCGTTAAGAGTACGCGTGACGCCTTGGCCATTGCCGAGGATGCAAATTTAGATGTTGTCCTAGTATCGCCTAATGCCAAGCCACCGGTTGCCCGTATTATGGATTACGGGAAATTCCGGTTTGAGCTTCAAAAGAAAGAGCGCGATGCTCGGAAGAAACAAAAGACTGTCACCATCAAGGAGATCCGCCTAAGCCCAACCATCGGTGAAGCAGATTTCAATACTCGACTCAAGAACGCCACCAAGTTCCTTGAAAAAGGTGACAAGGTTAAAGTCAGCGTTCGGTTCCGTGGTCGGGCAATCACGCATAAGGACCTTGGTCGCAAAGTCCTTGAGCAGATGGCGGATGCCGTTAAGGAAATTGCTGCTGTTGAAACGCATCCTAAGATGGACGGCCGCAGCATGTTCTTGATGCTTGCACCGCGTGCCGAGAAGTAG
- a CDS encoding enhanced serine sensitivity protein SseB C-terminal domain-containing protein encodes MTDEPIVQNPQLIHLIQLLRADQNEETQAAFYAALKTAKFILPVGTTRDGDPTIVMITDDQGQDFLPIFTDQANFGKSPDHDQYAVATINDCANFLYEDHDIQGVAINPYGENMLLSRANLFYVAKPDSAKNGEAVRIGEPPRETATLVKHLRDYLAKLRTVHAAYLTTMIRADDTQSLLLVVDADKGTDLHAVVAFAEAYLPETTQFHVSPNDNELGRYVSGEFAPFYQR; translated from the coding sequence ATGACTGATGAACCAATTGTTCAAAATCCACAACTTATTCATTTGATTCAGTTATTACGGGCTGATCAGAATGAGGAGACCCAAGCCGCTTTTTACGCTGCTTTAAAGACTGCTAAATTCATATTGCCTGTTGGGACAACGAGAGATGGTGATCCGACAATCGTCATGATTACGGATGATCAAGGACAGGACTTCTTACCAATTTTTACCGACCAGGCTAATTTCGGTAAAAGCCCAGATCATGATCAATACGCTGTTGCCACCATCAATGACTGTGCCAACTTTTTATACGAAGATCACGATATACAAGGTGTCGCCATCAATCCATACGGCGAAAATATGCTGCTATCACGCGCCAACTTGTTTTACGTGGCTAAACCTGATAGTGCTAAAAATGGTGAGGCTGTGCGGATCGGTGAACCGCCGCGTGAAACCGCCACATTAGTTAAGCACTTGCGCGACTACTTGGCGAAGCTGAGAACTGTTCATGCAGCCTATTTGACCACCATGATCCGCGCTGATGATACCCAAAGCCTGTTGCTGGTCGTAGATGCAGATAAAGGAACAGACCTACACGCCGTTGTTGCTTTTGCAGAAGCTTATTTACCAGAAACGACCCAATTCCACGTAAGTCCTAATGACAATGAATTAGGACGCTATGTGAGCGGTGAGTTTGCGCCATTTTATCAGCGGTAA
- a CDS encoding histidine phosphatase family protein codes for MATIDLVRHAEPDITIHDDFLRPLTSAGQRQTQQLVDSLHQYPYTAFFSSPLKRAVDTITPIADDHGLPVQKNELLVERKMPAWLPNFSDYVNQQWQDLTFFEKPGESIHQVQERYLSFLYGLPSSAFVAVGSHGTAISSLVEAAIPGIGYHFFSKLGYAAVTRIEMHAGNMVHLAVWEPKSKTFKVLK; via the coding sequence ATGGCAACAATTGACTTAGTGAGGCATGCTGAACCAGACATCACGATTCATGATGATTTTTTGCGGCCACTGACCAGCGCTGGTCAGCGGCAAACTCAGCAGTTGGTTGACAGTTTGCATCAATATCCGTACACGGCCTTTTTTTCAAGCCCACTCAAACGTGCTGTTGATACGATCACACCGATTGCAGATGATCACGGCTTACCCGTTCAAAAAAACGAACTATTGGTGGAGCGAAAAATGCCTGCATGGCTGCCAAATTTTTCTGACTATGTTAATCAGCAGTGGCAAGATTTAACATTCTTTGAAAAACCTGGTGAATCTATTCATCAAGTTCAAGAACGTTACCTTTCATTTTTATATGGACTGCCAAGTTCGGCATTCGTCGCTGTCGGTAGTCATGGCACGGCGATAAGCAGTCTTGTCGAAGCGGCCATCCCCGGTATCGGCTATCATTTTTTCTCGAAACTTGGTTACGCCGCTGTCACCCGTATCGAAATGCATGCAGGCAATATGGTTCACCTAGCTGTCTGGGAACCAAAATCAAAGACATTTAAAGTTCTAAAATAG
- the thrS gene encoding threonine--tRNA ligase, with product MALDITFPDGNVKQFPDGTTVKAITEGISNSLAKKAVAGKLDGDLIAYDEPIAHSGQLQIMTKDDAEGLTVLRQTAAFVLAAALKDLYPDIHFGQGQATEDGFYYDTDRADGQVSVDDLPTVQKKMEAIIKENAALEPVVLSRAEAFQAFKNDPFKKQLVEAAGDPIKGYKLGDFVDFEEKVLLPSLKDLKHLKLLSVAGAYWQGKSSNPMLQRIYGTAYWSEKGLEDDAKRRQEAAEHDHRVIGRDLDLFFVDPKVGAGLPYWMPNGATIRRVIERYIIDKEIADGYEHVYTPVLANLDLYKTSGHWDHYREDMFPPMDMGDGEMLELRPMNCPSHIQIYNHHIRSYRELPLRIAELGMMHRYEKSGALSGLQRVREMTLNDGHTFVALDQVQEEFKKILRLIMDVYEDFNITDYSFRLSYRDPKNTEKYFDDDEMWTRSQSMLKGAMDDLKLDYYEAEGEAAFYGPKLDIQTKTALGNDETMSTIQLDFMLPERFNLTYVGKDGEEHRPVMIHRGIVGTMERFIAYLTEIYKGAFPTWLAPTQAVLIPVNNDLHLDYVNRIKKQMLVAGLRVKVDDRNEKMGYKIREAQTKKIPYTVVVGDKELNDAAVSVRRYGDEHTKEEAGNMFIDALVAEVKNYSRDGKTKPGEATKVLGD from the coding sequence ATGGCATTAGATATTACATTTCCTGATGGTAACGTCAAACAGTTTCCTGATGGCACCACAGTTAAGGCAATCACCGAGGGTATTAGTAATAGCTTGGCAAAGAAGGCTGTCGCTGGCAAGTTAGATGGCGATTTGATCGCTTATGACGAACCGATTGCGCATTCTGGTCAATTGCAAATTATGACCAAGGATGATGCAGAAGGTTTGACCGTTTTGCGGCAAACAGCAGCGTTTGTGCTGGCCGCTGCTTTGAAAGACTTATACCCGGATATTCATTTTGGTCAGGGTCAAGCAACGGAAGACGGTTTTTACTACGATACCGATCGTGCTGACGGTCAGGTGAGTGTTGATGATTTGCCAACCGTTCAAAAGAAAATGGAAGCGATTATCAAGGAAAACGCGGCACTTGAACCAGTTGTGTTGAGTCGCGCCGAAGCTTTCCAAGCCTTCAAAAATGATCCATTCAAGAAGCAGTTGGTTGAAGCTGCTGGCGATCCGATCAAAGGCTATAAGTTAGGCGACTTCGTTGATTTTGAAGAAAAAGTGTTGCTCCCAAGTCTCAAGGACTTGAAGCATCTGAAGCTGCTGTCAGTGGCTGGTGCTTACTGGCAAGGCAAGAGCAGCAACCCGATGCTGCAACGGATCTACGGCACGGCATATTGGAGCGAAAAGGGTCTGGAAGATGATGCCAAACGACGCCAAGAAGCTGCTGAACATGACCATCGGGTGATCGGCCGTGATTTGGATCTATTCTTCGTTGATCCTAAGGTTGGTGCAGGCTTGCCGTACTGGATGCCAAATGGTGCCACGATTCGTCGTGTTATCGAACGCTATATCATTGACAAGGAAATTGCTGATGGGTATGAACACGTCTACACACCTGTTTTAGCTAACTTGGATCTCTATAAGACGTCTGGTCATTGGGATCACTATCGCGAAGACATGTTCCCGCCAATGGACATGGGTGACGGCGAAATGTTGGAATTGCGGCCAATGAACTGCCCAAGCCATATTCAGATTTATAACCATCACATTCGCTCTTATCGTGAATTACCGTTGCGGATCGCAGAACTCGGCATGATGCACCGTTATGAAAAGTCAGGTGCCCTGTCCGGCCTGCAACGTGTCCGTGAAATGACGCTGAACGATGGTCATACTTTTGTTGCTTTAGACCAAGTTCAAGAAGAATTCAAAAAGATTCTGCGCTTGATCATGGATGTCTACGAAGACTTCAATATCACCGATTACAGTTTCCGGCTTTCATATCGTGACCCTAAGAACACCGAAAAATACTTCGATGATGACGAAATGTGGACCCGTAGCCAAAGCATGTTAAAAGGTGCCATGGACGACTTGAAACTGGATTATTACGAAGCCGAAGGTGAAGCTGCCTTCTATGGTCCAAAGTTGGATATCCAAACGAAGACCGCACTTGGCAATGACGAAACCATGTCAACCATTCAACTGGACTTTATGCTTCCGGAACGGTTTAATCTAACCTACGTCGGTAAAGACGGTGAAGAGCATCGGCCAGTCATGATTCACCGCGGGATTGTCGGCACGATGGAACGGTTCATTGCCTATCTGACGGAAATCTACAAGGGTGCCTTCCCAACTTGGCTAGCACCGACACAAGCTGTTTTGATTCCAGTCAACAATGATCTGCATCTGGATTACGTCAATCGCATTAAGAAACAAATGTTAGTCGCCGGTCTCCGCGTTAAAGTTGACGATCGGAACGAAAAGATGGGCTACAAGATTCGTGAAGCGCAAACCAAGAAGATTCCATACACCGTTGTTGTCGGCGATAAGGAATTGAATGATGCTGCGGTTTCGGTTCGCCGCTATGGGGATGAACACACCAAAGAAGAAGCAGGCAACATGTTCATCGATGCTTTAGTCGCTGAAGTGAAGAATTACAGCCGTGACGGCAAAACCAAGCCAGGCGAAGCGACCAAGGTTTTAGGTGATTAG